Sequence from the Polynucleobacter sp. Adler-ghost genome:
ACCAACTTCAACAGAAAATTGCTGCACTACAACATAAAAAACGGGGAGCTTGGCAACAATATTGGATAATTGAGCGGTGAAAAAAATAGCTGGCCAATTACCTTACTTATTGAGAAACGTCATCAGTGTTGTTGGACTCTCTCTGATAGTACTTAGTTCAAGCGCGCAAGCACAACCAGCCAGTCAAACAAGTCCGGCTAGCAAAACCCCTCAGATAAAACAAAAAGCTGTCAGCACTAGTGCTAAGCAGGCCGGTATTCAGCTCAAAGACAATTCGCTCAATCGCCCTAGCAAAAGTATGAACTTAAATCCTGAATTATTTAAACGGATTGAGAGCACATACAACAATGAAAGCGGCGCGAATCTGGACTATCGCGTACAGCGCGGTTGCCTACGTCGTAGCTTTAACGAGGAGAATCTTCCAGCTAGTCTGGGCGTGGACAATCGAGAATTCAATGAGTTCTTCAAATCTCAAACTAAAGGTTTTTTTAATCGAATGCGGGGCAATTGCATTCCTTATGCATTGGCTTTGGGTAACCGTAACCGCTTCGAATCCTTAAGCGTAATGAATGGCCCGATACAGGATGTGAAGACTGAGATTTGGACTTTTACGCCATCAGCAGCGGGCAACTTTTTAGTTCAGCAAGACTACCTCAGAGATGAGTCCAAGCGCTTTACGGAAATCCAATTGCCCTTGAGCGCTGTTTTATATGACCCCAAAAAAGTGGGCGATAAATTACCCGTTGAATTGGTTTGGGAGCTGAACTCCATCATCAAGCAAATTTACCCCGAAGAAAATAATGCGCTTGAAAATACCAATAGCATTGTTCGTCTGATTGTGGACTTTGGTGATAAGGAACGCTGGGCTCAAATTTGGGCAGTGGAAATTATTGAACCGTCCTCTAGTGAAGTATTTGCCAGCGCTTTTTGGGTCGAAAGAAGTGACATCCCAGGAGGCTTTTATACCTCCAGTGGTGAATCGATTGAGCGTACTTTCTGGACCAATCCCCTGAGCTATCGACGTATCTCCCGCGGGGTTGGCAGTGTTAGAGCATCCAGTAAAAAAGTTGTGCCTCCCAAGAACGGCAGTGCTACTGCTGCTGCTCCTAAACAAAGATATCGCACCCATATGGGCATTGATTATTCGGCGCCAATTGGGACGCCAATCTTTAGCGTAGCTACAGGCAAGGTAGTGCATTTGGGCTATAGCGGCGCGTTTGGTAACCTCATCATTCTTGAGCATCCCGGTAACTACCGTACCTACTATGCCCACTTGAGCGGCTACAACGCTGAGCTAGAGGTGGGCAATGAAGTACGGCGTGGTCTTGAGATTGGCTATGTCGGATCGACTGGACGTTCCACAGGTCCCCATCTCCATTTTGAATTGAGAAAGGATGGGGTCTATGTTGATCCCTATGCAGTCAAAACCCAGCTGGATTTGTGGAATATGCGCGATAGCGATAGTGGATTACTCACTCGAGAAATTCTATTGCTGGGTTCGCCACCCATGAATTAGGAGATGCAAATCAATAATTGAAAGGGGCCCATAAGGCCCCTTTATTTTTTAATGCTGAGGTATTAACCAAGCACCAATACTGGTATCTTGGAATGCACAATCACCTCGTGCGTTTCGCTTCCCAATAAGACGCTCTTAATACCAGTACGCTTGTGTGAAGCCATCACAATCACATCAGCTTTGGATTTCTTAGCGGCATCCAAAATACCCTCTGATAAATTGCTATTAGGGATATGAAGAGTACCCGCTTTTACACTGGCGCCCAATAAAAGAGAGGCCTTTTTAAAGACATCTTTGGCATAAGCCTCGCAAACCTTCTTATGGTCTTTTTGAGAAATTCCGTAACCCATCGAGCTATCGGAATACACCATCGGCGGCATTGGATCAGAAACATAAACCAATGTCACGGCAGCTTTATCGGCCTTTGCAAGCTCAGCTACCTTTTTTAAGGACTTTTTACTCACATCTGAACCATCCACTGGTACTAATAAATGCTTGAACATATTGACTCCTGTTAAATTAACCCTAATACCTTTCATTCCATCATAATCTTTATTGCTCAACTGTAAAAGCATAAAAAGGAAACTAAATTGCTCAAGTACTTTGCAGTGTATTTTTCGTTTCTAGTGACACTGATCATCATCGATTTAATTTGGCTTCTTGGCATCGCCAGGAACCTCTATCGTGACGAGATGGGATCCCTCATGGCCAATGAGCCAAAATTGTGGGCAGGACTGGCTTTTTATCTCTTATACGCACTTGGGGCATCGATTTTCGTGATCTTTCCAGCGATTTCAAAACAGTCCTGGGTATACGCAGCGCAGTATGGGGTCTTATTTGGCTTCTTTTGTTATATGACTTACGATCTCACTAATCTTGCAGTGATTCGTGACTTTCCCATGCGCTTAGCATTTGTAGACATTGCCTGGGGATCTGCTGTTACCGCACTATCGGCGACTATCGCCTACTGGGTAGGCAATCGGATAGCTTAAGAGCCTATCGCATATGCGTTTTTTTCACCCCAAACTACTCGACTCCCTGAAGGGCTATAACGGCGCCCTGTTAAGTAAAGATATATTGGCAGGCATCACGGTTGGGGTAGTTGCACTACCTTTAGCAATGGCATTTGCGATTGCCAGCGGACTCAAACCAGAAGCAGGTATCTTTACTGCAATCATTGCTGGCGGATTCATTTCCATCTTAGGCGGCAGTCGTGTGCAAATTGGCGGGCCAGCTGGCGCATTCATTGTCATTGTTTACGGCATTGTTGAGCACTACGGCCTTGCCAACTTACTCCTAGCAACCGTCATGTCTGGGATATTTTTATTTCTCATGGGGCTCTTTAGGCTAGGGACATTAATTCGCTTTATTCCAGTAGCGGTCATTATTGGTTTTACCAACGGCATTGCTGTGCTAATTGGACTATCTCAAGTAAAAGAATTTTTTGGTCTTCAAATCACTAAAATGCCTGCTGAGTTTTTTCAAGCAGTCCAAACTCTGTATGCTGCTGCAGACACTATTAATCCTATCGCTTTGATGTTGTCGATCGGAACCCTCACCTTTCTGATTGTTTGGCGAGTGTTTCAGAAACAGTTGGGCTATCTTAAGCACCTCCCAGGAACTGTCATTGCTATGGCTACGGCTACCATAGTAACAAGCGTACTCAATCTTCCAGTAGACACCATTGGCAGTCGTTTTGGCGGCATTCCCTCTGGTCTACCTAGTTTTGAATGGATCCCCATTAGCTGGGGTACCGCTCAATTTGTCATTGCACCTGCCATTACTCTTGCCCTACTTGGGGCGATCGAATCACTGTTATGCGCCCGGATTGCTGATGGGCTTATTCATGATCGTCACGACTCCAATCAAGAGCTAATGGCTCAAGGCGTTGCCAATGTAGTCACTCCATTCTTTGGTGGCATGCCAGCCACAGGAACTATTGCTAGAACGGTGACCAATATACAAAGCGGAGGAAGCACCCCAATTGCCGGGGTTGTTCACTCGGCAACCTTGCTGGTGATTATTTTATTTGGAGCACCACTAGCAAAAAATATTCCTCTAGCAAGCCTCGCTGCCATCCTCATGTTTGTTGCCTGGAATATGGGCGAGTGGAGAAAGTTTGCAGACCTCAAGCAATTTCGCCTGCCTTATCGCTTAACGATGTTGAGTGTATTTGTTCTGACCATCGTGCTAGATCTCACTATCGCAATACAAGTAGGCTTGCTGCTTGCTTTCGTCACTTTCATTTATCGCATCTCCAGTTTGTCACGCTATGAACCGGTCAATCTCGCCGATTTTCCAGAGCTAAAGCAGCATCAGGGAAGGATTGCTGTATTCAGAATTTATGGCGCCATCTTTTTCGGCGCAGTCAAAATTCTGGAGAACATTGAAAACGAATTGCCCTCACAAGTATTGATTCTTGAACTTAAGAACGTGATCTACATCGATGTTTCTGGTATGGACGCTGTACTTGAACTTGAAACAGTTTGTAAAAATCGGAATATCAAACTCATCATTTGTGGTCTAGCACATCAACCCTACGAGATGGCCACTCGAGCAGGCCTCTTAGAGCGTCTGCCTGTGGATTGCATCTATCCAGACCTACAGCAGGGCACTGCTAGAGCAATCAGTCAATCCCATTAACTGATACAGAAACCGCCTTTCAGTAAAGCGTCCGGCAAATACCAGGCACGATAAAGTCCAAATAGAGCGGCTGACAACAAAAGACCTGCAGCGATGTATCTCACCACAGCATATTGACTAAGTTGTGTCAGGGCTGCTGAAAATTTTGAAATCAACAATAGATTTGGCAAGGTGCCTAAACCAAATGCCAGCATTAGCGCTGCACCCGTTAAGACATCTCCCGATAAAAAAGCGAGCGGCAAAACACTATAGACCAAACCACAGGGAACCAGACCCCATATCATCCCACTAAACCAGCGAGATGAACGACCCGTGAAGCCCCCTAAATATTGAGCCCAATAAGCGGCCATTCGTGCGCCAAGCCACTTGCCAAACAATGGAGAGCCATTTGGTCTTGGACGCAGTAGACGTAAACCCATTAGCAATAAAATAAGTGATGTAATGGCAAACAAAGGGCGCTGAATGGGTACAAAATTTTGCTGCCAAAGAACTGCGCCAGACCAAGCAGCCAAGGCGCCGAGTAAAACATAGGTCATTAAACGACCCGCATGCATGATGATCTGAAGATAAAACAGCTCGGACTTGCTTTGCAATGGAATGTAGTTTTCTCCATTGGAGCTACCTTGACGCTCAACGGCGGCAGCAATACCGCCACACATCAAAGCGCAGTGCCACCCACTAACTAGAGCGCCCAAGAAGACCGCCAACAGAAGACTGGCAGTCAGCATTCGAGAGAAATATTAAAATTGCACATTATCCGAGTAGAATAAACCGATCTGGTAAATGATCTAATATGAATTACACCAACTCAGATGTCCCCAGCGGCAAATGCTCGGTCTGTGTACTGGGTCAGTTTTGCTTGCCCGTGGGAATTAGCCAATCTGATATTGCCAAGATTGATACCCTCGTCAAAGAGCGGGTTCACCTACAAAAAGGTGAAAGCCTTTACCGTCACGGTGATCCACTATCTGCGGTCTACAGCATTCGTTTTGGCACCCTCAAGACCGAGTATGGTTTAGAGGATGGTCGTCAACAAGTGATTG
This genomic interval carries:
- a CDS encoding M23 family metallopeptidase is translated as MKKIAGQLPYLLRNVISVVGLSLIVLSSSAQAQPASQTSPASKTPQIKQKAVSTSAKQAGIQLKDNSLNRPSKSMNLNPELFKRIESTYNNESGANLDYRVQRGCLRRSFNEENLPASLGVDNREFNEFFKSQTKGFFNRMRGNCIPYALALGNRNRFESLSVMNGPIQDVKTEIWTFTPSAAGNFLVQQDYLRDESKRFTEIQLPLSAVLYDPKKVGDKLPVELVWELNSIIKQIYPEENNALENTNSIVRLIVDFGDKERWAQIWAVEIIEPSSSEVFASAFWVERSDIPGGFYTSSGESIERTFWTNPLSYRRISRGVGSVRASSKKVVPPKNGSATAAAPKQRYRTHMGIDYSAPIGTPIFSVATGKVVHLGYSGAFGNLIILEHPGNYRTYYAHLSGYNAELEVGNEVRRGLEIGYVGSTGRSTGPHLHFELRKDGVYVDPYAVKTQLDLWNMRDSDSGLLTREILLLGSPPMN
- a CDS encoding universal stress protein, translating into MFKHLLVPVDGSDVSKKSLKKVAELAKADKAAVTLVYVSDPMPPMVYSDSSMGYGISQKDHKKVCEAYAKDVFKKASLLLGASVKAGTLHIPNSNLSEGILDAAKKSKADVIVMASHKRTGIKSVLLGSETHEVIVHSKIPVLVLG
- a CDS encoding DUF2177 family protein codes for the protein MYFSFLVTLIIIDLIWLLGIARNLYRDEMGSLMANEPKLWAGLAFYLLYALGASIFVIFPAISKQSWVYAAQYGVLFGFFCYMTYDLTNLAVIRDFPMRLAFVDIAWGSAVTALSATIAYWVGNRIA
- a CDS encoding SulP family inorganic anion transporter → MRFFHPKLLDSLKGYNGALLSKDILAGITVGVVALPLAMAFAIASGLKPEAGIFTAIIAGGFISILGGSRVQIGGPAGAFIVIVYGIVEHYGLANLLLATVMSGIFLFLMGLFRLGTLIRFIPVAVIIGFTNGIAVLIGLSQVKEFFGLQITKMPAEFFQAVQTLYAAADTINPIALMLSIGTLTFLIVWRVFQKQLGYLKHLPGTVIAMATATIVTSVLNLPVDTIGSRFGGIPSGLPSFEWIPISWGTAQFVIAPAITLALLGAIESLLCARIADGLIHDRHDSNQELMAQGVANVVTPFFGGMPATGTIARTVTNIQSGGSTPIAGVVHSATLLVIILFGAPLAKNIPLASLAAILMFVAWNMGEWRKFADLKQFRLPYRLTMLSVFVLTIVLDLTIAIQVGLLLAFVTFIYRISSLSRYEPVNLADFPELKQHQGRIAVFRIYGAIFFGAVKILENIENELPSQVLILELKNVIYIDVSGMDAVLELETVCKNRNIKLIICGLAHQPYEMATRAGLLERLPVDCIYPDLQQGTARAISQSH
- a CDS encoding sulfite exporter TauE/SafE family protein, with protein sequence MLTASLLLAVFLGALVSGWHCALMCGGIAAAVERQGSSNGENYIPLQSKSELFYLQIIMHAGRLMTYVLLGALAAWSGAVLWQQNFVPIQRPLFAITSLILLLMGLRLLRPRPNGSPLFGKWLGARMAAYWAQYLGGFTGRSSRWFSGMIWGLVPCGLVYSVLPLAFLSGDVLTGAALMLAFGLGTLPNLLLISKFSAALTQLSQYAVVRYIAAGLLLSAALFGLYRAWYLPDALLKGGFCIS